In the Purpureocillium takamizusanense chromosome 5, complete sequence genome, one interval contains:
- the GLR1 gene encoding Glutathione-disulfide reductase (BUSCO:EOG09262H1X~EggNog:ENOG503NVN5~COG:Q) produces MNPLALSSRASFHASRAAPLRLASLSRHLSTSGPTTTTTMAPVTKEADYLVLGGGSGGLGSARMASGKFGTKAIVVEAKRLGGTCVNVGCVPKKVTFNAAAIAEAIHDSKAYGFSVQQTAPFDWTTFKHKRDAYVKRLNGIYERNLNNDKVEYLHGWGKLVSKNQVEVTLDDGSKVLVNAKKILVAVGGRPSSPPKIPGAEFGINSDGFFEIEKQPKKVAIVGAGYIAVEFAGMFNALGTETHLIIRHNTFLRHFDPMIQESVTKEYERLGVHLHKNSNTTKVEKDANGKLTVTYKDDSGHESSVSDVDELIWAVGRVPETSGIGLEEAGVKLNEKGFVVVDEYQNSSVDNIYALGDVTGQVELTPVAIAAGRKLAHRLFGPPEFKAAKLDYSNIPSVVFAHPEVGSIGLTEPQAIEKYGKDNIKVYKTGFTAMYYAMMDPEQKGPTNYKLITTGPDEKVVGLHIMGQGSGEMLQGFGVAVKMGATKADFDSCVAIHPTSAEELVTLK; encoded by the exons ATGAACCCActcgccctctcctcccgcGCTTCGTTCCACGCCTCGAGAGCCGCTCCGCTGCGCCTAGCTTCACTCTCCCGGCATTTGTCCACGTCCGggccgaccaccaccaccaccatggctcCCGTAACCAAGGAGGCCGACtacctcgtcctcggcggcggaagcggcggcctgggctcTGCCCGCATGGCCAGCGGCAAGTTCGGCACcaaggccatcgtcgtcgaggctaAGCGGCTGGGTGGAACTTGTGTCAACGTCGG CTGCGTTCCCAAAAAGGTCACCTTCAACGCTGCGgccatcgccgaggccatccaCGACTCCAAGGCCTATGGCTTCTCCGTGCAGCAGACGGCGCCCTTTGACTGGACCACGTTCAAGCACAAGCGTGACGCCTACGTCAAGCGCCTCAACGGCATCTACGAGCGCAACCTGAACAACGACAAGGTTGAGTACCTCCACGGCTGGGGGAAGCTGGTGTCCAAGAACCAGGTCGAGGTCACCCTCGACGATGGGTCCAAGGTGCTGGTCAACGCCAAGAAGattctcgtcgccgtcggtggcCGCCCGAGCTCGCCTCCCAAGATCCCCGGCGCCGAGTTCGGCATCAACAGTGATGGATTCTTTGAAATCGAAAAACAGCCCAAGAAGGTGGCCATTGTTGGCGCTGGCTACATCGCCGTCGAGTTTGCAGGCATGTTCAACGCCCTCGGCACCGAGACACACCTGATCATCCGGCACAACACCTTCCTTCGCCACTTTGACCCCATGATTCAGGAGTCAGTCACCAAGGAGTatgagcgcctcggcgtccacCTGCACAAGAACTCCAACACCACAAAAGTGGAAAAGGATGCCAACGGCAAGCTCACGGTGACCTACAAGGACGACAGCGGACACGAGAGCTCTGTATCTGACGTCGATGAGCTGATCTGGGCTGTGGGTCGCGTGCCCGAGACCAGTGGCATCGGCCTGGAGGAGGCTGGCGTTAAGCTGAATGAGAAAGGCttcgtcgttgtcgacgagTACCAGAACAGCAGCGTCGACAACATCtacgccctcggcgacgtgaCAGGTCAGGTCGAGTTGACCCCCGTTGCCATCGCCGCTGGCCGCAAGCTCGCGCACCGCCTTTTTGGCCCGCCAGAGttcaaggcggccaagctcgACTATAGCAATATCccgtccgtcgtcttcgcccacCCCGAGGTAGGAAGCATCGGCTTGACGGAGCCGCAGGCTATCGAGAAGTACGGCAAGGATAACATCAAGGTCTACAAGACGGGGTTTACGGCCATGTACTACGCCATGATGGACCCGGAGCAAAAGGGCCCAACCAACTACAAGCTCATCACCACTGGCCCCGACGAGAAGGTCGTTGGCTTGCACATCATGGGCCAGGGCAGCGGAGAGATGCTGCAGGGCTTCGGCGTTGCCGTCAAAATGGGTGCCACCAAGGCCGACTTTGACAGTTGTGTTGCCATTCACCCCACGAGCGCCGAAGAGTTGGTGACGTTGAAGTAA
- a CDS encoding uncharacterized protein (EggNog:ENOG503NY8Z~COG:T~COG:U): MSAESGADSAAPNLNLTPEEKRVYGDLFKQADPENLRVVTGDAAVTFFDKTRLDSRVLGEIWQIADKENRGFLTPVGFGIVLRLIAHAQAGREPRAELAVQPAPLPRFEGMQMPAAAAAAASPALQAQGTGGGIRIPPLTPDKVAQYTSLFERQAIQGNMLAGDQARQIFDKSGMPNETLGRIWALADTEQRGALVLAEFIIAMHLLTSMKTGALRALPTVLPAGLYEAATQRGSISGPRQSPTNTGLSAIPRQLSGTAQPRTGSPLGRTSQSAGPAGGDWAITAADKERFDQIYATLDKTKKGYITGDEAVPFFSQSNLSEEVLAQIWDLADFNSQGTLNPDAFAVAMYLIRQQRSGRSAPLPSSLPANLIPPSMRSQPRPAAASSAFDPPPMTQAPPPQPKSALEDLFGLDSGASSPTPAAPLQTTMSTGGSNANDPFAGGSAVLSPSSPVRGAAPTSTFKPFVPSSSFGRGLTVQSTGDKPAVRQSDDLLDDHDPEASKKISGETTELANLSNQIGSLSKEMQDVQSKRTTIQNDLNQSNSQKQNFEQRLAQLRALYEKEAEDTRALEEQLRKSRSETQKLQGECMTLESQYRDTQAQHQQFLNAYQADQQENTKLRERIRVVNGEIAQLKPQIEKLKSDARQQKGLVAINKKQLATTEGERDKLKTEAEDLTKANEEASRHIDSSSPVSTSAHVASPALSSSSGNNPFFKRTASTDIMGAFPPPASRGVPDKSFDDVFGPSFPAVPTSTSPPPAAMAFKQQNTGNSVASGASYNTASSTPQISRQGTLAAEPPAPPESRQISSSFLPFPDHSESLSSSRQVSPPASRAEGSVAGSATTPLAGEAASAGITKAASTSDDGDKTEPASPAPTSGDAKETIAGEVAPQTTTSPGAVEFGNTDQAKAKADFDNAFAAFTSSSKSQNSTAADGAKTQSAFDSEFPPISELERDDDSDSDSERGGFDDDFTPTSPKHKADGKTTGSEPAPEAKQSDAAAAKEPTDGLSRGSEQPSSPATITTANVLAAKPSPSANDIADDIFGSSSLPPAPPSSAPKNTVAKGAFDDLDDDFEGLEDAKEGSADDDFANISRDDFNPVFDSSPPPSQTKSESTAFGNESSFDFVPSHSATGPAAGVGGAQQKPAENHDWDAIFAGLDSPNTVTPPGISNTGATGNDDKKDSRPSAPGRALTDQGEHDDPILKNLTGMGYSRADAVAALEKYDYNLERAANYLASQS, encoded by the exons ATGTCCGCAGAAAGCGGCGCTGATTCTG CAGCGCCCAATCTCAACCTGACGCCCGAGGAGAAGCGAGTCTACGGCGACCTCTTCAAACAGGCCGATCCCGAGAACCTCCGCGTCGTCactggcgatgccgccgtcacaTTCTTCGATAAGACCCGGCTCGACTCCCGAGTCCTCGGAGAG atATGGCAAATCGCAGACAAGGAGAATCGCGGGTTTCTGACTCCCGTTGGCTTTGGCATCGTCCTGCGTCTCATTGCGCAtgcccaggccggccgcgagccTCGGGCCGAACTCGCTGTTCAGCCCGCCCCGTTGCCCCGATTTGAGGGCATGCAgatgcctgccgccgccgccgccgccgcctccccggcTCTCCAAGCTCAGGGAACTGGCGGCGGAATACGGATCCCTCCCCTGACGCCGGACAAGGTGGCTCAGTATACCAGCTTGTTTGAGCGGCAGGCGATCCAGGGAAATATGCTAGCTGGCGATCAAGCTCGGCAGATCTTTGATAAATCGGGAATGCCGAATGAGACGCTCGGCAGGATATGGGCGCTGGCAGACACGGAGCAGCGTGGTGCTCTTGTGCTGGCCGAGTTCATCATTGCCATGCACCTGCTCACGTCAATGAAGACTGGCGCGCTTCGCGCTCTGCCGACGGTCCTGCCTGCCGGTTTGTACGAGGCTGCCACGCAGCGCGGATCGATTTCCGGGCCTCGCCAGTCACCGACGAATACGGGACTTTCTGCCATTCCCAGGCAGTTGAGCGGAACGGCTCAACCACGTACCGGGAGCCCCCTGGGGCGAACCTCCCAGTCCGCCGGACCTGCTGGGGGTGATTGGGCTATaacggccgccgacaaggagcGCTTCGACCAAATCTATGCCACTCTCGACAAGACGAAGAAGGGGTACATTACCGGTGACGAAGCCGTGCCTTTTTTCAGCCAGTCGAACCTGTCTGAGGAGGTGCTGGCTCAAATTTGGGATCTCGCCGACTTCAACAGCCAGGGAACGCTTAACCCTGACGCTTTTGCTGTCGCAATGTATTTGATCAGacagcagcgcagcggccgcTCGGCGCCTCTCCCTTCTTCTCTTCCTGCCAACTTGATCCCCCCGAGCATGCGCAGCCAGCCCCGCCCAGCGGCCGCGTCTTCTGCGTtcgacccgccgcccatgacccAGGCCCCTCCACCGCAGCCCAAGTCTGCCCTGGAGGACCTGTTCGGTCTCGATTCGGGTGCCTCTAGCCCAACGCCAGCTGCGCCGCTTCAGACAACCATGTCCACAGGCGGTTCGAACGCCAACGACCCGTTCGCAGGAGGGTCCGCGGTCctctcgccgtcttctcccGTCCGCGGAGCCGCGCCGACCTCAACTTTCAAGCCCTTTgttccctcctcctcttttGGAAGGGGCTTGACCGTGCAGTCAACAGGCGACAAGCCTGCCGTGCGGCAGTCGGATGATCTTCTCGACGACCATGACCCGGAAGCCAGCAAGAAAATATCTGGAGAGACAACAGAGCTCGCCAACCTTTCGAACCAGATTGGCTCCTTGTCCAAGGAGATGCAAGACGTCCAGAGCAAGCGGACCACGATCCAAAATGACCTGAATCAGTCCAACTCGCAGAAGCAAAACTTTGAGCAGAggctggcgcagctgcgTGCCCTGTACGAAAAGGAAGCCGAAGATACCCGtgccctcgaggagcagTTGCGGAAGTCTCGATCCGAAACACAGAAGCTGCAGGGCGAGTGCATGACCCTTGAAAGCCAATACAGGGACACCCAAGCCCAGCACCAACAGTTCCTCAACGCGTACCAAGCAGATCAGCAAGAGAACACAAAGCTGCGGGAGCGCATACGGGTGGTGAATGGAGAAATTGCACAGCTCAAGCCTCAGATCGAGAAGCTGAAATcggacgcccgccagcaaaagggtctcgtcgccatcaaTAAGAAgcagctggcgacgacggagggAGAGCGTGATAAGCTAAAGACTGAGGCCGAGGATCTGACCAAGGCAAATGAGGAGGCCTCTCGACATATTGACAGCAGCTCTCCTGTTTCGACGTCTGCCCACGTCGCGAGTCCGGCACTGTCCAGCTCCAGTGGGAACAATCCCTTCTTTAAGAGAACGGCCAGCACGGACATCATGGGCGCATTTCCTCCCCCAGCATCCAGGGGCGTTCCCGACAAGTCCTTTGACGACGTCTTTGGCCCCTCGTTCCCAGCTGTCCCAACTAGCacctccccgccgccagcagcaatGGCATTCAAGCAGCAGAATACGGGCAACTCCGTCGCAAGTGGTGCGTCGTACaacacggcgtcgtcgacgccacaGATCAGCCGACAGGGTACGCTGGCTGCAGAACCTCCGGCCCCTCCGGAGTCGAGGCAGATCAGTTCTAGCTTCCTGCCTTTCCCTGATCATTCAGAGTCACTATCGTCATCTCGCCAGGTGTCTCCCCCCGCAtcccgcgccgagggctcCGTGGCTGGCTCGGCAACCACGCCGTTGGCTGGAGAAGCAGCCAGTGCAGGCATTACCAAGGCCGCGTCTACCAGCGATGATGGCGACAAGACCGAACCGGCAAGTCCCGCGCCGACTTCTGGTGACGCGAAGGAGACCATTGCGGGAGAAGTCGCGCCCCAAACTACCACCTCTCCTGGCGCAGTGGAGTTTGGTAATACCGACCAGGcgaaggccaaggccgatTTTGACAACGCCTTTGCAGCATTCACCTCATCTAGTAAGAGTCAAAATTCCACTGCCGCGGATGGTGCGAAGACGCAGTCCGCCTTCGACTCCGAGTTTCCGCCCATCTCGGAGCTCGAGCGCGATGATGATTCCGACTCGGATAGCGAAAGGGGAGGCTTTGACGATGACTTCacgcccacgtcgccgaAGCACAAGGCGGACGGGAAGACGACCGGGTCGGAGCCGGCTCCTGAGGCCAAGCAGAgtgacgcggcggccgccaaggagCCTACAGACGGGTTAAGCCGAGG CTCCGAacagccctcgtcgcccgccacaATCACCACTGCAAATGTATTGGCTGCAaagccgtcgccgagcgccaACGATATTGCCGATGACATCTTTGGGTCTTCTTCCCTgccgccagcccccccgAGCTCAGCGCCGAAGAACACGGTGGCTAAAGGGGCGTTTGATGATCTAGACGACGACtttgagggcctcgaggacgccaaAGAGGGctcggcggacgacgactttGCCAACATTTCTCGGGATGATTTCAATCCGGTGTTTGACAGCAGTCCTCCACCCAGCCAGACCAAAAGCGAGTCTACAGCGTTTGGCAACGAGAGCAGCTTCGACTTCGTTCCCTCGCACTCCGCCAccgggccagccgccggcgttggcggtgCTCAGCAAAAGCCCGCTGAAAATCACGACTGGGATGCCATatttgccggcctcgactccCCGAACACAGTCACGCCTCCTGGAATAAGCAATACGGGGGCGACGGGCAACGATGACAAGAAGGATTCGcggccatcggcgccgggaCGTGCTCTCACAGACCAGGGAGAACACGACGACCCGATACTCAAGAACCTGACAGGGATGGGCTACTCTAGAGCCGACGCAGTCGCGGCACTAGAGAAATATGATTACAATTTGGAAAGA GCTGCAAATTACTTGGCGAGCCAGTCGTAG
- the SEC6 gene encoding SNARE-binding exocyst subunit S6 (COG:U~BUSCO:EOG09260K5F~EggNog:ENOG503NUSF): protein MDDAPAPKLSELLRHPDDLDKIPALKLEFTRKKGAVDGQLRNGLREQLETTQSGMTGLSDGQKTVQMIKDEMMSIDRLCSESQTMIKDFASINLVSQAHRNFGAVEAMRRNLETFNERLTVVEGMLRQDDDDRENMPNLLPCHYELTQLRNIRDDAMEQIQRADDPSLESTLEDYFARLDDTIDWFDEHVGILAMNLINLVVNDNNGLVVRFAVVMEAEERSDQRVAALQEALKDHEEMAVRFQSITDGAKKVRGYKDKFLQAIRLSAEQQFDQARDEFLDDATQLEKIMKWYFNDLNAVKIGMTPLMPKKWRIAKTYADTYHQLMHDFLVGIVEDPQGSSAHTLEIVSFPEKYYKKMAKLGFRQEDLTPHVIDNREAELVRDFRQLIIKFLDEWIDRIFDQEKRDFADRNVEGSNLDQDEYGYFRTKNLVALWRMLREQVEAGAGSKRTDVVEGVVDAMFLRLRARQQAWQRLLEDEALRYESLSAGKMAAVAAAAAGTGTGTSDGLDGFQALQDWLVATANDQIACIDDNEEENRLGYLSSFRQMLEPHVSPPYLERADHEVAALRDGYVDFSTWCITKFAQLVFAVDFKTVMPDFFTPRWYPNTAMKQMVVTFEEYVNDYRQVLHHSLVDIFTEIFADELLVHYLSAVRNKGARFRRADPFRDKLFNDISTAFELFNNLPNPDVGQAIKQTWRATEPFLRLLSADKDAVPDEFAAFKSQYWDLQISWVEAVLRARDDFDRAMLNAVKARAAQMDVTRGPETIMSKVK from the coding sequence aTGGACGACGCACCCGCGCCCAAGCTGtcggagctgctgcggcaccccgacgacctcgacaagATCCCCGCGCTCAAGCTCGAGTTCACGCGGAAAaagggcgccgtcgacggccagctgcGCAATGGCCTGCGGGAGCAGCTCGAGACAACGCAGTCGGGCATGACGGGCCTGAGCGACGGCCAGAAGACGGTGCAGATGATCAAGGATGAGATGATGAGCATCGACAGGCTGTGCTCCGAGTCGCAGACCATGATCAAGGACTTTGCCAGCATCAACCTGGTGTCGCAGGCGCACCGCAACtttggcgccgtcgaggccatgcgCCGCAACCTCGAGACCTTCAACGAGCGCCTgaccgtcgtcgagggcatgctgcgccaggacgacgacgaccgggAAAACATGCCCaacctgctgccctgccacTACGAGCTGACGCAGCTGCGCAACatccgcgacgacgccatggagcagATCCAGCGGGCCGACGACCCCAGCCTCGAGTCCACCCTCGAGGACTACTttgcccgcctcgacgacaccatcGACTGGTtcgacgagcacgtcggcatcctcgccatgaacctcatcaacctcgtcgtcaacgacaacaacggcctcgtcgtgcgcttcgccgtcgtcatggaggccgaggagcgcagcgaccagcgcgtcgccgctctgCAGGAGGCCCTCAAGGACCACGAGGAGATGGCGGTCCGCTTCCAGAGCAtcaccgacggcgccaagAAGGTCCGCGGCTACAAGGACAAGTTCCTCCAGGCCATCCGGCTcagcgccgagcagcagTTCGAccaggcccgcgacgagttcctcgacgacgccacccaGCTCGAGAAGATCATGAAGTGGTACTTCAACgacctcaacgccgtcaaGATCGGCATGACGCCCCTCATGCCCAAGAAGTGGCGCATCGCGAAGACGTACGCCGACACCTACCACCAGCTCATGCATGACTttctcgtcggcatcgtcgaggacccCCAGGGCAGCTCGGCCCACACGCTCGAGATTGTGAGCTTCCCCGAAAAGTACTACAAGAAGATGGCCAAGCTGGGCTTCCGCCAGGAGGACCTGACGCCGCACGTCATCGACaaccgcgaggccgagctaGTGCGCGACTTCCGCCAGCTCATCATCAAGTTCCTCGACGAGTGGATCGACCGCATCTTCGACCAGGAGAAGCGCGACTTTGCCGACCGCAACGTCGAGGGCTCCAACCTCGACCAGGACGAGTACGGCTACTTCCGCACCAAGAACCTGGTGGCCCTGTGGCGCATGTTgcgcgagcaggtcgaggctggcgcCGGCTCCAAGCGCACCGAcgtggtcgagggcgtcgtcgacgccatgttcctgcgcctgcgcgcccgccagcaggcctggcagcgcctcctcgaggacgaggccctgcgctACGAGTCGTTGTCGGCCGGCAAGATGgcggctgtggcggcggcggcggcggggacggggacggggacctcggacggcctcgacggcttccAGGCGCTTCAGGACtggctcgtcgccacggccaacgACCAGATCGCCTgcatcgacgacaacgaggaggagaaccGCCTCGGCTACCTGTCGAGCTTCCGCCAGATGCTCGAGCCGcacgtctcgccgccgtacctcgagcgcgccgaccacgaggtggcggcgctgcgcgacggctACGTCGACTTCAGCACCTGGTGCATCACAAAGTtcgcgcagctcgtcttcgccgtcgacttCAAGACGGTCATGCCCGACTTCTTCACGCCGCGCTGGTACCCCAACACGGCCATGAAGCAGATGGTGGTGACGTTTGAGGAGTACGTCAACGACTACCGCCAGGTGCTGCACCActccctcgtcgacatctTCACCGAGAtcttcgccgacgagctgctcgtccacTACCTCTCGGCCGTGCGCAACAAGGGCGCCCGCTTCCGCCGCGCAGACCCCTTCCGCGACAAGCTCTTCAACGACATCTCCACCGCCTTTGAGCTCTTCAACAACCTCCCCAACCCCGACGTCGGCCAGGCCATCAAGCAGACCTGGCGCGCCACCGAGCccttcctccgcctcctctccgccgacaaggacgccgTCCCCGACGAGTTCGCCGCCTTCAAGTCCCAGTACTGGGACCTGCAGATCAGCTgggtcgaggccgtcctGCGCGCCAGGGACGACTTTGACAGGGCCATGctcaacgccgtcaaggccagggccgccCAGATGGACGTGACGAGGGGGCCCGAGACCATCATGAGCAAGGTGAAATGA
- a CDS encoding uncharacterized protein (EggNog:ENOG503Q3BU~COG:S), with product MADPLLTSLCAICHVSAPKYKCPRCNIQTCSVQCIKKHKAWSECSGERDPTTYVPPTQLRTVAGVNHDYNFLHGLGMSMERTQRVLVDDRKIMREEDLRPKTVMQPKWTTGRDGRKRRTMVPRQGGGGHGEASRERRLERHLAHRLRQLNVHVVCAPLGMARQKENNTTFNRRTGTVNWQVEWLLLDQDQRSAPDHQARTMPTRLLSKVLEDVPLHEAYQEARGDKDKTGQPKKAMSDKRTSEPQQPYTSIWNYLAYPVQEPSSGRWIPGQGVDTKAPAEPTTRRHEFQFFLAGPPARSDAPRTVTSLEPGDCLRTILSNTTVREFPTVYVLKSGEALPAGFALGPKEPAPSSWQQGKKRTTGPGRGTDQGDDRASKRRKQDEKDVAKAESGSEEGEAQDDEEAVDGPGGEGEEALEEGVDEDDGEEDSTSSSGTDSESD from the coding sequence atggccgaTCCTCTGCTCACGTCTCTCTGCGCCATCTGTCACGTCTCCGCGCCCAAGTACAAGTGCCCGCGGTGCAACATCCAAACGTGCTCGGTCCAGTGCATCAAGAAGCACAAGGCGTGGTCGGAAtgcagcggcgagcgcgatCCCACGACGTAcgtgccgccgacgcagctgcgcaccgtcgccggcgtgaACCACGACTACAACTTCCTgcacggcctcggcatgTCCATGGAGCGGACGCAGCGCGTCCTGGTCGACGACAGGAAGATCATGCGCGAGGAGGACCTGCGCCCCAAGACGGTGATGCAGCCCAAGtggacgacgggccgcgacgggaggaagaggaggaccATGGTGCCACGgcagggtggcggcggtcacGGCGAGGCCAGCAGAGAGAGGAGGCTCGAGCGGCACCTGGCGCATAGGCTTAGGCAGCTCAACGTGCACGTTGTGTGCGCCCCTCTGGGCATGGCGAGGCAGAAGGAGAACAACACCACGTTCAATCGCCGCACCGGCACCGTCAACTGGCAGGTTGAATGGCTCCTGCTCGACCAAGACCAGCGATCCGCACCCGACCACCAGGCCCGAACTATGCCGACGCGGCTTCTATCCAAGGTACTCGAGGACGTGCCACTCCACGAAGCATACCAAGAAGCGCggggcgacaaggacaagaccGGACAGCCGAAGAAGGCAATGAGCGACAAGCGAACGAGCGAACCGCAGCAGCCATATACATCTATCTGGAACTATCTTGCCTACCCAGTGCAGGAGCCCTCGTCCGGCCGCTGGATACCCGGACAAGGCGTGGATACCAAGGCGCCTGCagagccgacgacgcggcggcacgaATTTCAGTTCTTCCTCGCGGGGCCCCCCGCACGATCAGACGCCCCTCGGACAGTCACGTCGCTGGAGCCGGGGGACTGCCTGCGGACCATCCTCTCCAATACGACCGTTCGCGAATTCCCCACCGTATACGTGCTGAAGAGCGGCGAGGCTCTTCCCGCCGGCTTCGCTCTGGGGCCGAAGGagccggcgccctcctcaTGGCAGCAGGGCAAGAAACGAACGACCGGCCCTGGACGTGGGACTGACCAGGGTGATGACAGGGCCTCGAAGCGGCGGAAACAAGACGAAAAGGACGTTGCGAAGGCTGAATCCGGaagcgaggagggcgaggcgcaagATGACGAAGAGGCGGTCGATGGAcccgggggcgagggggaaGAGGCTTTGGAAGAGGGCgtcgatgaagacgacggcgaggaggactcTACCAGCAGCTCCGGGACGGACAGCGAATCCGACTGA